The following proteins are co-located in the Aquarana catesbeiana isolate 2022-GZ linkage group LG02, ASM4218655v1, whole genome shotgun sequence genome:
- the LOC141126727 gene encoding histone H3, protein MARTKQTARKSTGGKAPRKQLATKAARKSAPATGGVKKPHRYRPGTVALREIRRYQKSTELLIRKLPFQRLVREIAQDFKTDLRFQSSAVMALQEASEAYLVGLFEDTNLCAIHAKRVTIMPKDIQLARRIRGERA, encoded by the coding sequence ATGGCGAGAACCAAGCAGACAGCCCGTAAGTCCACCGGAGGCAAAGCTCCccgcaagcagctggccaccaAAGCCGCCCGCAAGAGCGCCCCGGCCACCGGCGGAGTCAAGAAGCCTCACCGCTACAGGCCCGGCACCGTGGCTCTCCGAGAGATCCGCCGCTACCAGAAATCCACCGAGCTGCTCATCCGCAAGCTGCCCTTCCAGCGCCTCGTCCGAGAGATCGCCCAGGACTTCAAGACCGACCTGCGCTTCCAGAGCTCCGCCGTCATGGCTCTGCAGGAGGCCTCTGAGGCTTACCTCGTCGGACTCTTCGAGGACACCAACCTCTGCGCCATCCACGCCAAGAGGGTCACCATCATGCCCAAAGACATCCAGCTGGCACGCCGCATCCGCGGGGAGAGGGcatag